Proteins co-encoded in one Cytophaga hutchinsonii ATCC 33406 genomic window:
- a CDS encoding SPASM domain-containing protein, with product MIATGDALNLLSKMTFKRLITLLKVFVSYQYSKITGNVVHPSVPYSIAIEPTTSCNLRCPECPSGLRSFTRPTGMLNIAMFSKIIDELYQQISYLIFYFQGEPYLNTSFLEMVKYASSKGIYTATSTNAHYLTDENARKTVESGLDRLIISIDGTTQEVYEQYRIGGSLEKVLEGTKNILAWKKKLHASTPHVIFQFLVVKPNQHQLKEVKKMAKELGVGEVRFKTAQIHDYENGSPLIPDIDKYARYRKNADNTYSIKNSLLNHCWKMWHSCVITWDGKIVPCCFDKDAHLVMGELKTNTFKEIWNSAPYIQFRKSLLKSRSEIDMCKNCTEGTTVWA from the coding sequence ATGATTGCTACCGGTGATGCACTGAATTTACTTTCTAAAATGACCTTCAAAAGGCTTATAACGCTTTTGAAGGTATTTGTCAGTTATCAGTATTCGAAGATCACCGGCAATGTAGTACATCCTTCTGTGCCGTACTCCATTGCAATAGAGCCAACAACATCCTGTAATCTGCGCTGCCCCGAATGCCCGAGCGGGTTGCGCTCTTTTACACGGCCAACAGGCATGCTGAACATTGCCATGTTCTCTAAAATTATTGATGAATTATATCAGCAGATCAGTTACCTGATTTTTTATTTTCAGGGAGAACCTTATTTGAATACCTCTTTTTTAGAAATGGTTAAATATGCGTCTTCCAAAGGAATTTATACGGCTACTTCTACAAACGCCCATTATCTCACAGACGAAAATGCACGCAAGACCGTAGAATCAGGACTTGACCGGTTGATCATTTCGATTGATGGCACTACACAGGAAGTCTACGAACAATACCGCATCGGGGGAAGCTTAGAAAAAGTTCTGGAAGGAACTAAAAATATTCTTGCCTGGAAGAAAAAACTACACGCTTCTACACCGCATGTAATTTTTCAATTTTTAGTGGTGAAACCCAATCAACATCAATTGAAGGAAGTGAAAAAAATGGCAAAGGAATTGGGTGTTGGTGAAGTGCGTTTTAAAACAGCGCAGATCCATGATTATGAAAACGGTTCGCCATTGATTCCCGATATTGATAAATACGCCCGCTACAGAAAAAATGCAGATAATACTTATTCCATAAAAAACAGTTTGTTAAATCATTGCTGGAAGATGTGGCACTCCTGTGTGATTACCTGGGATGGTAAAATTGTACCGTGCTGTTTTGATAAGGATGCGCACCTTGTAATGGGTGAGCTGAAAACAAATACGTTTAAGGAAATCTGGAACAGCGCACCGTATATTCAATTCAGGAAATCACTTTTGAAATCGAGAAGTGAAATTGATATGTGTAAGAATTGTACCGA